A region of Clostridium acetobutylicum ATCC 824 DNA encodes the following proteins:
- a CDS encoding FecCD family ABC transporter permease, with amino-acid sequence MNLNLTKNMKYILLLILLFIVLIFTFIFSISTGSLKINFGEVFNILFKIGDFNDGDYQIVWNIRFPRAIGALIGGSALSVSGLLLQVLFKNPIVEPYVLGISSGATLFVALVMLGGISFGFAASSPFLVFLAALIGSTLIMFLVILFANKVKSVVTLLIIGIMVGYICSAVTNVLSAFADKQQLQFFTMWTLGSFSGFTWKNIYILFFIGIPSLLAAFLIVKPLNAFILGEQYAKSLGIKIKFFRIIVIIISSLLTAVVTAFAGPIAFIGLAVPHISRLIFKTSNTIFLIPGTILLGGIITSICDVISRTVFSPTELPISAVTAFIGAPIVIFLILKRGTFS; translated from the coding sequence ATGAATCTTAATCTAACAAAAAATATGAAATATATCTTACTTTTAATTCTCCTATTTATAGTTCTTATTTTTACCTTTATATTTTCAATCAGCACAGGTTCTTTAAAAATAAATTTTGGTGAGGTATTTAACATCCTTTTTAAAATTGGTGACTTTAACGACGGAGATTATCAAATTGTATGGAATATACGTTTTCCAAGAGCAATAGGAGCTCTCATAGGTGGCTCTGCACTATCTGTATCAGGTCTCCTTCTTCAAGTGTTATTCAAAAATCCTATAGTAGAACCTTACGTACTTGGAATTTCTTCTGGTGCAACCTTATTTGTAGCCTTAGTTATGCTTGGAGGCATAAGTTTCGGTTTTGCTGCCTCCTCTCCTTTTTTAGTATTTTTAGCTGCTTTAATAGGTTCTACTTTAATTATGTTTCTAGTAATCTTGTTTGCAAATAAGGTAAAAAGTGTAGTTACCTTACTTATCATAGGAATTATGGTTGGATACATATGTAGTGCTGTTACAAATGTCTTATCAGCCTTTGCAGATAAACAGCAACTGCAATTCTTTACCATGTGGACACTTGGAAGTTTTTCTGGCTTCACATGGAAAAATATATATATATTATTTTTTATAGGTATACCTTCTCTTTTAGCAGCTTTTCTAATAGTAAAGCCTTTAAACGCCTTCATTTTAGGTGAGCAATACGCAAAAAGCCTTGGAATAAAAATAAAATTTTTTAGAATTATAGTTATAATAATATCAAGCCTTCTTACAGCTGTTGTAACTGCCTTCGCAGGTCCTATTGCCTTTATAGGTCTTGCTGTTCCTCACATATCAAGGCTTATTTTTAAAACTTCAAATACAATATTTTTAATTCCAGGAACTATTCTTCTTGGAGGAATAATAACATCAATATGTGATGTTATTTCAAGAACTGTATTTTCTCCAACAGAGCTTCCCATCAGTGCTGTAACAGCATTTATAGGTGCTCCTATTGTAATATTTTTAATACTGAAAAGGGGGACTTTTTCATGA
- a CDS encoding ABC transporter substrate-binding protein, with amino-acid sequence MYTKTKASISALLILITITLSSCSGTKNKDIYSRKNSNAAHTVATIGYDNKTYVSLKEAFKSVGGKCTLNGEGAIASKGKDIIKVSASSSTAYLNSSKIAMSANPKLKNNDIYVPMDFLNQVMDARITYSNGKLNIQTELPLKYTKAFNIKYLKGGIKKITDGNNKTVILVPKNKTVPAEYKNETVITYPVNNVLVSSATQGSLLRPLDEIKSIKTVTLKENEWEIDEIKSLLNDNKITYIGDTTSPDFEKISSSKPDVAILYGGSYGLNNMMKKFDELHINYTSDNEYLEEDPLGRLEWIKFLSAFYDKEDKAENYFNQQVSKVMATENKVSSLKKPKVAFGMVDNGKVYIPAKNSYAAKMVDMAGGDYIFKDLNNKSGYITLEDFYSKSKDADVLIYSSSKEYTPSLKSMLSAAPILKTIKPVKNKKVWCFGKDYYQAIDKTDEIIEDLASIFHPESFKGYKIKHYSHY; translated from the coding sequence ATGTACACAAAAACGAAAGCATCAATTTCAGCATTACTTATTTTAATTACTATAACCCTGTCTTCATGTTCAGGTACTAAAAACAAAGATATTTATTCTAGAAAGAATTCAAATGCAGCCCACACTGTAGCTACAATAGGATATGATAATAAAACCTATGTATCTCTAAAAGAAGCATTTAAAAGCGTAGGTGGAAAATGTACTCTAAACGGAGAAGGTGCTATTGCTTCAAAAGGCAAAGATATAATAAAAGTTAGTGCCTCAAGCAGTACAGCTTATTTAAACTCTTCAAAAATAGCAATGAGTGCAAATCCAAAATTAAAAAACAACGACATATATGTTCCAATGGACTTTTTAAACCAAGTAATGGATGCCAGGATAACTTATTCTAATGGGAAATTAAATATACAAACAGAACTACCTTTAAAATATACTAAAGCCTTCAATATAAAATATTTAAAAGGCGGAATCAAAAAAATAACCGATGGTAACAATAAAACCGTAATACTTGTACCTAAAAATAAAACTGTTCCAGCAGAATATAAAAATGAGACCGTAATAACTTATCCAGTTAATAATGTTCTCGTTTCCTCAGCCACTCAAGGTTCTCTTCTTAGACCTCTTGATGAAATTAAAAGTATAAAAACTGTAACTTTAAAAGAAAACGAGTGGGAAATAGACGAAATAAAGTCTTTACTTAATGATAATAAAATAACTTACATTGGAGATACTACCTCGCCTGACTTTGAAAAAATTTCTTCATCAAAACCTGATGTAGCTATTCTGTACGGAGGAAGTTATGGTCTTAATAACATGATGAAAAAATTTGATGAACTTCATATAAATTATACTTCAGATAATGAATATCTAGAAGAAGACCCTCTTGGAAGATTAGAATGGATTAAGTTCTTATCAGCCTTTTATGACAAGGAGGATAAAGCTGAAAATTATTTTAATCAACAGGTTTCTAAGGTTATGGCTACAGAAAACAAAGTTTCTTCACTAAAAAAGCCGAAGGTTGCCTTTGGAATGGTAGATAACGGCAAAGTGTATATACCCGCTAAAAACTCATACGCTGCAAAAATGGTTGATATGGCAGGTGGCGACTATATATTCAAAGATTTAAACAATAAAAGCGGCTACATAACACTTGAGGATTTCTACTCAAAATCAAAGGATGCTGATGTTCTAATTTATTCTTCTTCAAAAGAATACACACCGTCTTTAAAATCTATGTTAAGTGCTGCCCCAATACTAAAAACTATAAAACCAGTTAAGAATAAAAAAGTATGGTGCTTTGGTAAAGATTATTATCAGGCAATAGATAAAACTGATGAGATTATAGAGGACTTAGCTTCAATTTTTCATCCTGAAAGCTTCAAAGGATATAAAATAAAACATTATTCGCACTACTAA